One Helianthus annuus cultivar XRQ/B chromosome 12, HanXRQr2.0-SUNRISE, whole genome shotgun sequence genomic region harbors:
- the LOC110891143 gene encoding small RNA degrading nuclease 1 isoform X1, translating to MTAFSMEKIEKAPKEVLVDIVKLAQKKGMEGSNGGWKEFLSVYDKKLGKSLSDPARRAPDALIAFLKTFSNVDDLKFFDKVVEKHESMEHIEKKTDKLSPEQELVHKTVAHPHYALNYSFPSHEEGWVLTKNRKKLKETRCNALVAVDCEMVLCEDGTDALVRVCVVDRDLKVQLDELVKPDKVVVDYRTNITGVSAKDLEHVTCSLQDVQESMKKLLSRGTILVGHSLNNDLHALKVDHTRVIDTSLVFKYWSGSNFKRPSLNDLCKTVLGYELRKEGAPHNCLEDARAAMKLVLAKIDGGVDNNTLPSYQNNVHDTDAMKLLCHRIPICVSGEKLLEIIPGEFTVELKANKKAGGDKYAAFAVFKDKHAADEAFEGLVGDQLKDSSGRPQKLVSFKLDSGVAGDLYVRKMVQDGDDNNNNIQVASNKRPLEDETPTQPKKLKTDGETPEPKEIVVCNNCDGYINQIETLKKQLSDRDQEISMLHKIIVSQARKQSGI from the exons ATGACAGCATTTTCAATGGAGAAGATAGAAAAAGCCCCAAAAGAG GTTCTGGTTGACATTGTGAAATTGGCACAAAAGAAAGGGATGGAAGGTAGTAATGGAGGATGGAAGGAGTTTTTGAGTGTTTATGATAAGAAGTTGGGGAAAAGTTTGAGTGATCCTGCAAGAAGGGCACCTGATGCATTGATTGCTTTTTTGAAAACTTTTAGTAATGTTGATGATTTGAAG TTTTTTGATAAGGTGGTTGAAAAGCATGAGAGCATGGAGCATATCGAGAAGAAGACGGATAAACTGTCTCCTGAACAG GAACTCGTTCACAAGACGGTTGCTCATCCACACTATGCACTAAATTATTCATTTCCATCACATGAAGAG GGTTGGGTCCTTACAAAGAATAGAAAAAAGTTAAAAGAAACGAGATGTAACGCCCTGGTTGCCGTCGATTGTGAGATGGTACTGTGTGAAGATGGCACTGATGCCTTGGTTAGGGTTTGCGTAGTGGATCGTGATCTAAAG GTCCaacttgatgaacttgttaaACCTGATAAAGTGGTCGTTGACTATAGAACGAATATAACCGGGGTTAGTGCTAAAGACCTGGAACACGTTACTTGCTCGTTACAAGATGTACAG GAATCTATGAAGAAATTGCTATCGAGAGGAACCATACTGGTTGGTCACAGTCTGAATAATGATCTACATG CACTCAAGGTAGACCACACAAGAGTAATTGATACATCTCTTGTCTTCAAGTACTGGAGCGGTTCCAATTTTAAACGACCATCGTTAAATGACTTGTGTAAG ACGGTTTTAGGGTATGAACTTCGGAAGGAAGGTGCTCCACATAATTGTTTGGAGGATGCACGGGCCGCGATGAAACTTGTACTTGCCAAAATAGACGGGGGAGTTGATAACAACACTCTTCCTTCTTATCAAAACAat gTACATGATACTGACGCAATGAAGTTACTTTGTCACCGCATACCAATCTGCGTATCTGGAGAAAAATTACTTGAAATTATTCCTGGTGAATTCACCGTTGAGTTAAAG GCAAATAAGAAAGCCGGAGGAGACAAGTATGCCGCTTTTGCGGTTTTTAAAGATAAACATGCGGCTGATGAAGCTTTCGAGGGCCTTGTTGGTGACCAGCTTAAA GATTCATCTGGGCGACCGCAGAAGTTAGTTTCTTTTAAACTGGATTCAGGTGTGGCTGGTGATTTGTATGTTCGGAAGATGGTCCAAGATGGTgacgataataataataatatccaGGTGGCATCAAATAAGAGGCCACTTGAAGACGAGACTCCAACTCAGCCCAAGAAGTTAAAGACAGACGGGGAGACGCCAGAACCAAAAGAGATCGTTGTATGTAATAATTGTGATGGTTATATTAACCAGATTGAAACTCTAAAGAAGCAGTTAAGTGATCGAGATCAAGAAATATCAATGTTACACAAGATCATAGTTTCTCAAGCAAGAAAACAATCCGGAATTTGA
- the LOC110891143 gene encoding small RNA degrading nuclease 1 isoform X2, producing MTAFSMEKIEKAPKEVLVDIVKLAQKKGMEGSNGGWKEFLSVYDKKLGKSLSDPARRAPDALIAFLKTFSNVDDLKFFDKVVEKHESMEHIEKKTDKLSPEQELVHKTVAHPHYALNYSFPSHEEGWVLTKNRKKLKETRCNALVAVDCEMVLCEDGTDALVRVCVVDRDLKVQLDELVKPDKVVVDYRTNITGVSAKDLEHVTCSLQDVQKLLSRGTILVGHSLNNDLHALKVDHTRVIDTSLVFKYWSGSNFKRPSLNDLCKTVLGYELRKEGAPHNCLEDARAAMKLVLAKIDGGVDNNTLPSYQNNVHDTDAMKLLCHRIPICVSGEKLLEIIPGEFTVELKANKKAGGDKYAAFAVFKDKHAADEAFEGLVGDQLKDSSGRPQKLVSFKLDSGVAGDLYVRKMVQDGDDNNNNIQVASNKRPLEDETPTQPKKLKTDGETPEPKEIVVCNNCDGYINQIETLKKQLSDRDQEISMLHKIIVSQARKQSGI from the exons ATGACAGCATTTTCAATGGAGAAGATAGAAAAAGCCCCAAAAGAG GTTCTGGTTGACATTGTGAAATTGGCACAAAAGAAAGGGATGGAAGGTAGTAATGGAGGATGGAAGGAGTTTTTGAGTGTTTATGATAAGAAGTTGGGGAAAAGTTTGAGTGATCCTGCAAGAAGGGCACCTGATGCATTGATTGCTTTTTTGAAAACTTTTAGTAATGTTGATGATTTGAAG TTTTTTGATAAGGTGGTTGAAAAGCATGAGAGCATGGAGCATATCGAGAAGAAGACGGATAAACTGTCTCCTGAACAG GAACTCGTTCACAAGACGGTTGCTCATCCACACTATGCACTAAATTATTCATTTCCATCACATGAAGAG GGTTGGGTCCTTACAAAGAATAGAAAAAAGTTAAAAGAAACGAGATGTAACGCCCTGGTTGCCGTCGATTGTGAGATGGTACTGTGTGAAGATGGCACTGATGCCTTGGTTAGGGTTTGCGTAGTGGATCGTGATCTAAAG GTCCaacttgatgaacttgttaaACCTGATAAAGTGGTCGTTGACTATAGAACGAATATAACCGGGGTTAGTGCTAAAGACCTGGAACACGTTACTTGCTCGTTACAAGATGTACAG AAATTGCTATCGAGAGGAACCATACTGGTTGGTCACAGTCTGAATAATGATCTACATG CACTCAAGGTAGACCACACAAGAGTAATTGATACATCTCTTGTCTTCAAGTACTGGAGCGGTTCCAATTTTAAACGACCATCGTTAAATGACTTGTGTAAG ACGGTTTTAGGGTATGAACTTCGGAAGGAAGGTGCTCCACATAATTGTTTGGAGGATGCACGGGCCGCGATGAAACTTGTACTTGCCAAAATAGACGGGGGAGTTGATAACAACACTCTTCCTTCTTATCAAAACAat gTACATGATACTGACGCAATGAAGTTACTTTGTCACCGCATACCAATCTGCGTATCTGGAGAAAAATTACTTGAAATTATTCCTGGTGAATTCACCGTTGAGTTAAAG GCAAATAAGAAAGCCGGAGGAGACAAGTATGCCGCTTTTGCGGTTTTTAAAGATAAACATGCGGCTGATGAAGCTTTCGAGGGCCTTGTTGGTGACCAGCTTAAA GATTCATCTGGGCGACCGCAGAAGTTAGTTTCTTTTAAACTGGATTCAGGTGTGGCTGGTGATTTGTATGTTCGGAAGATGGTCCAAGATGGTgacgataataataataatatccaGGTGGCATCAAATAAGAGGCCACTTGAAGACGAGACTCCAACTCAGCCCAAGAAGTTAAAGACAGACGGGGAGACGCCAGAACCAAAAGAGATCGTTGTATGTAATAATTGTGATGGTTATATTAACCAGATTGAAACTCTAAAGAAGCAGTTAAGTGATCGAGATCAAGAAATATCAATGTTACACAAGATCATAGTTTCTCAAGCAAGAAAACAATCCGGAATTTGA